Within the Spirochaetaceae bacterium genome, the region CGGCGGCGCCGGGTCGGCTGCCACGGCCTCGACAGGCAGCCCGGCGCCATCGGCCTTGCCGCCGCCGGCGGCCTCGCTGGCGGCGGGATCGCTGGCGGCGGCTGCGCTTCCGGACTCCGCTCCGTCACCGAGCGCGGCCGCAAGGTGGCGAGCCAGCGTGGCGATGTCGGGGTAGTCGAACACCAGCGTGTTGGGTGCGGTGTAGGCGTCCGCGCATGCCCGGTTGAGCCGGTTGCGCAGTTCCACCGCCATCAGCGAGTCCATGCCCAGTTCGAAGAAGCCGACTTCCGGCGCCGGAGCCGACGGCAGCCGCAGTACCGCCTGCACCTCGCGCTGCAGAAACGCCACCAGAAGCCCCTCGCGTTCCGCCGCCGGCGCCGCGCGCACGCGGCCGGGCAGGTCGTCAGCCTCGTTCGCGGTGTCGTCGTCGGGATCGGCGGCGGCCGCCAGCAATTCCTCCAGCAACGGCGGCCGCTGCTCGACCGCTTCCGCGAACACCGGCCAGTCCATGGCCATGACCGCCGCCGTGGCGGGGTCGTCGCGCACCAGGCGGTCCAGGGCACGCAGGCCCTGCTGCGGGGTGAACCAGCCGCCGCCGAACGCCGATCGCTGCCGGGCGATGCGCTCGCGCTGCTCCTCCGCTTCACCGAGTCCCGACCACGCCCCCCAGGCGATCGCCTGGCCGGGCAGGCCGCGCGCGCGCCGGTGCGCGGCGAGCTGGTCCAGGAATGCATTGGCCGCGGCGTGGTTGGCCTGCCCGGCGTTGCCCATGGTGCCGACGATGCTCGAAAACAACAGGAACAACTCCAACTCGCGCTGCTCGGTGGCGCGGTGCAGATGCCACGCTCCGAGCATCTTCGGCCACAGCACCTGCTCGAACGTCTCCCAGCTCTGGTTGCTTAGCGCCGCGTCCGCCAGTACGCCGACGCTGTGTATCACGCCTCCGAGCGGCGGCAACTCACGGTCGATCCGTGCCAGCATGGCGTCCACCGCCTCGCTGTCGGTGACATCGGCGATCTCGACCCGTACCGTGACCCCGCGGTCACGGAGTGCCGCGATCGCCTCCTCGGCATCGGGAGCCGGTGCGCGCCGTCCGTTCAGCACGATCGCCTCGGCGCCGCGGTCGGCGAGCCAGCCCGCCACCGCGCAGCCGATGCCGCCGAGGCCGCCGGTCACCAGGAAGGTTCGGCCTGCCCGCAGCCGGCCACGCTCCAGCGGCGACGCGGCGAGGACAATCTTGCCAAGGTGGCGCGCGGCGCGCATGAAACCCATCGCCGGCCCCGCCTCGGTCAACGGCCAGCGGCTGTACACCAGCGGGCGCACCTCGCCCGCCGCCAGCCGCGCCATCACTCGTCGCAGCGCGTCGCCGGGCACCGCCGGGTGGTGCTCCTTGAGCACGTCCAGCTTCAGGATGGTGTAGGAGACGTCGGGCCGCGCCGCCGCCATCTCCTCCTCGCTCAGGATGTCCACGCGCGCCAGCTCCACGAAGCGGCCGCCGCGGGCCAGGCAGGAGAGGCTGGCGTCGATGAACCCCTCACCGGTGAGGCTGTTGAGCACCACGTCGACGCCGGCGCCGCCGGTGGCGTCGAGAACCTCGCGCCCGAACGCGGTGGAGCGGCTGTCGAACACGTACCGCACGCCGAGCGAACGCAAGTAGGCCTGCTTCGGAGCGCTCGCGGTGGCGAACACCTCCGCGCCGACGGCCTGCGCCAACTGGATCGCCGCCAGCCCGACGCCGCCGGCGCCGGCATGAATCAGCACCCGCTCGCCGGCCTGCAACCCTGCCTCGTCGTACGATAGCAGCGCCGACACGAACGCTGTCGGCATGGTCGCCAGCTCGGCAACCGGAAAGCCCGCCGGTGCGTGCGCCACCATCTCGACCCTGGTCACGACCTCCGAGCCGAACGTACCGAACGCCAGGGCGACCACCAGGTCGCCCGGCTCGATTTCCGTCACCGCGGAGCCCACCTCCAGGACCCGCCCGCAGGCCTCGCCGCCGAGCAGTCCCGCGTCGACCAGCCCGATCGCCCGGAACACGTCCCAGAAGTTGAGTCCCGCCGCCTCGACCGCCAGGCGCACCTCGCGCGGCTGCAGCGCACAGCCGGGCAGCGGATCGATGCGCAGGCCCTCCAGCACGCCCGCGGGGTCCGGCTCCAGCAGCCAGCCACCCTGCTCGGGATGCGGCAGCCGCTCGACGGCTGCCGCGCGCACCAGGCGGGCCGCCTGCCGGCGTCCGGCGCGGTAGGCTACGTGGGTCTCACGATCCGGATAGAGCAGCTCCTCGGCGAGGTCGGCGGGGGGCGCCTCCGGTTCCGGGTCGAGATCGATCATGCACGGCTGCAGTTGAGCCGCCTCGCGGGCGATCACCTTGCCGACGCCCCACAGCGTGGCGCCGGCCAGCTCGCCGGCGCGCTCCTTCTCCAGCACCTGGGCGCCGCGCGTGATGAACCACACGCCCTTCGACGGAGTGAGGTCGGCATCGGCCAGCCCCTGTACCAGAGCCAGGGCGCTAGCCGCCGCGCGCTGAGTGTCCTGTGCCATCTGGGCGGTCGTCGCCCGCACGCCGTGACCGTCCAGCGCCGCGAGATGGACCACCCCGGCCAGCGGTACGTCGCCCGGCAGTGCTGCCAACAGTTCCCGCCACGCATCGCGCCGCTCCATCTCCACGGCCACCGCGGGCACCCCGCCGCCGTCCGGCGCATCGCCGCCGGCGCCCGCGGCAGTCGCCAGCACCACGGTCTGGTTGCGCGCCGCCAGCTCGCTCGCAAGCCGCGCGGCGAACCCGTTGCGGTCGGCGGCCAGCACCCACGCGCCGGGCTGCTCCGCCACCTCGGCGGGTCCCTGCGCCACGATCACGCCGCGGTCGGGTTGCTCGACGGCATCCGACCGCGGCACGCCCAGCACCGCGGCGTCGGTGAACCCGCTGTCGCCGAGCGCCCGCCGCCACACCTCCGGGCTGGCCAGGGCGTGGTGCGGACGGTAGTGGTCGGCAAACCGCCACCAGCCGTCCAACTGCCCGAAGGTCAGGTCCAGCC harbors:
- a CDS encoding SDR family NAD(P)-dependent oxidoreductase, which translates into the protein MLGERHESARGEVAFDTELLAGEPAWLSDHRVFGRLLVPGALYGAMAVSAAVAEGGGAATVAEMQLQSPLLLPEGDAADGSEAVSGRKVQVLLDPPEDGAPRRAQILSRGVDEEGWTLHAEAQLSSAAAGRPPDGGRRVDLDALRANMAAVDVASLYRAKAGAGIELGPAFRTLQAVWSRPGEAVAEVVLPAAFAASGLDVHPLLLDGCFQVMAAARSQEGAAGRTTYLPFGWQRLWLAGTLPERLICHVRMAGRAGEPNEADIDATGASTETAPAAPPEVLTADVRIHDPGGTLIGELTGYLVKRATRAALLSAVEGVQDLLYEVVWRDRALPPGLQPAGFLTAPSAIAAGPFTSYLAAEQVSAEGRAALLADLERLARCYALAALDKLGWRRSAGESVDADGLRQRLQVSPEHARLFRRMLEMVARAGVLDVLDEQDGRFVVTVGSGEPLPDDLPPDPEQFAAAMAGRYAHGANEIGLFRRSGGALPDVLRGNADPLTLLFSSGEPSAADLYRKAPVARAANRMLADAIAALLRGLPEGRRLRVIEVGAGTGSATAAVLPELPAGRYDYTYTDISAGFFAEAEASFGGGEAAIEYRVLDIEHDPVAQGFDAHGYDLVIASNVLHATRYLHETLAHCRALLAPSGQLVALENLRGQGWLDLTFGQLDGWWRFADHYRPHHALASPEVWRRALGDSGFTDAAVLGVPRSDAVEQPDRGVIVAQGPAEVAEQPGAWVLAADRNGFAARLASELAARNQTVVLATAAGAGGDAPDGGGVPAVAVEMERRDAWRELLAALPGDVPLAGVVHLAALDGHGVRATTAQMAQDTQRAAASALALVQGLADADLTPSKGVWFITRGAQVLEKERAGELAGATLWGVGKVIAREAAQLQPCMIDLDPEPEAPPADLAEELLYPDRETHVAYRAGRRQAARLVRAAAVERLPHPEQGGWLLEPDPAGVLEGLRIDPLPGCALQPREVRLAVEAAGLNFWDVFRAIGLVDAGLLGGEACGRVLEVGSAVTEIEPGDLVVALAFGTFGSEVVTRVEMVAHAPAGFPVAELATMPTAFVSALLSYDEAGLQAGERVLIHAGAGGVGLAAIQLAQAVGAEVFATASAPKQAYLRSLGVRYVFDSRSTAFGREVLDATGGAGVDVVLNSLTGEGFIDASLSCLARGGRFVELARVDILSEEEMAAARPDVSYTILKLDVLKEHHPAVPGDALRRVMARLAAGEVRPLVYSRWPLTEAGPAMGFMRAARHLGKIVLAASPLERGRLRAGRTFLVTGGLGGIGCAVAGWLADRGAEAIVLNGRRAPAPDAEEAIAALRDRGVTVRVEIADVTDSEAVDAMLARIDRELPPLGGVIHSVGVLADAALSNQSWETFEQVLWPKMLGAWHLHRATEQRELELFLLFSSIVGTMGNAGQANHAAANAFLDQLAAHRRARGLPGQAIAWGAWSGLGEAEEQRERIARQRSAFGGGWFTPQQGLRALDRLVRDDPATAAVMAMDWPVFAEAVEQRPPLLEELLAAAADPDDDTANEADDLPGRVRAAPAAEREGLLVAFLQREVQAVLRLPSAPAPEVGFFELGMDSLMAVELRNRLNRACADAYTAPNTLVFDYPDIATLARHLAAALGDGAESGSAAAASDPAASEAAGGGKADGAGLPVEAVAADPAPP